A genomic stretch from Caloenas nicobarica isolate bCalNic1 chromosome 3, bCalNic1.hap1, whole genome shotgun sequence includes:
- the FBXO48 gene encoding F-box only protein 48 yields MDGERRAGGRAAPRGGGPADFVSLLPPEVSARIFSGLDVESLCRAAATCKGWHSVIEGNERLWRHHCLSARAVCRREIGCDRGNGYSWKITLLRNYWKSKVKQEWLSRKYSNIPSQNSLPEKSMYPMDVDTWGEILEAELER; encoded by the exons ATGGACGGGGAGCGCCGGGCCGGCGGCAGAGCCGCGCCGAgagggggcggccccgccgaCTTCGTGTCTCTGCTCCCCCCGGAGGTGAGCGCGCGGATTTTCAGCGGTCTGGACGTGGAGAGCTTGTGCCGGGCGGCCGCGACGTGCAAGGGCTGGCACAGCGTCATCGAGGGCAACGAGCGGCTGTGGAGGCACCACTGCCTGAGCGCCCGGGCCGTGTGCCGGCGGGAGATCGGCTGCGACCGCGGGAACGGCTACTCCTGGAAG ATCACATTACTGAGAAACTACTGGAAAAGCAAAGTGAAGCAAGAATGGCTGAGCAGGAAATACAGCAACATTCCTTCACAAAACAGCTTGCCAGAGAAAAGCATGTATCCGATGGATGTCGACACATGGGGAGAAATCCTGGAAGCAGAACTTGAGCGGTGA